The following coding sequences lie in one Acropora palmata chromosome 3, jaAcrPala1.3, whole genome shotgun sequence genomic window:
- the LOC141877111 gene encoding melatonin receptor type 1C-like, whose amino-acid sequence MADHYRGHPSLEKYADLLAKRETGIVVVEVMVCSILMLSALLGNSLVLWMVCKNKNLRTIPNYFIISLSLADITMAILCQPPCLTVLLVGKRTFGNFICQLQGYVIALLACVSLLTLTLVAVNRYFLIVRPKNYQKIFTPRRTRFMILGIWLLSMLEPLPYLLSNHRYVYHAGKFFCFQVVEVDFFTLLGYVYVAIPMVVLTFCYIKVFRKLKQHNKKLRSLRRRGFDQSTAAKITVEDINVTKTLFLTVCAFAICWTPISIVDFIGFAQGSWSLPRQVYVMYTFLGQLSTVVNPIIYGIMNKTFREEYKKLFRWHGNAEITQESEETPQTQESKCSVL is encoded by the coding sequence ATGGCTGACCATTACAGAGGACATCCCTCGTTAGAGAAGTACGCAGATCTCCTAGCAAAGAGAGAAACAGGAATTGTTGTCGTTGAAGTTATGgtttgctcaattttgatgCTGTCAGCCCTGCTTGGAAATTCCTTGGTGTTATGGATGGTTTGCAAGAATAAGAACTTACGCACTATTCCCAATTACTTTATCATTTCGCTGTCTTTGGCGGACATCACCATGGCCATACTGTGCCAACCGCCTTGCCTCACTGTTCTCTTAGTGGGAAAACGAACTTTCGGGAACTTTATTTGCCAACTACAAGGGTATGTGATCGCACTGTTGGCCTGTGTGTCGCTTTTAACCTTGACTCTAGTCGCTGTTAACAGGTACTTTTTGATTGTGCGACCAAAGAACTATCAGAAGATATTCACCCCGAGGCGAACGCGCTTCATGATCTTGGGGATTTGGCTGCTGTCGATGCTTGAACCGCTTCCGTATCTGCTTTCGAATCACCGATATGTTTATCACGCCGGTAAGTTTTTCTGCTTCCAAGTTgtggaggttgattttttcacGTTATTAGGCTACGTCTATGTTGCGATTCCGATGGTTGTCTTGACCTTCTGCTACATTAAAGTGTTTCGAAAATTGAAGCAACACAACAAAAAGTTACGAAGTTTAAGACGGCGCGGGTTTGACCAATCCACGGCCGCGAAAATCACAGTGGAGGACATAAACGTTACGAAAACGTTGTTTCTGACCGTGTGCGCTTTCGCGATTTGCTGGACGCCGATTTCGATCGTGGATTTCATCGGCTTCGCTCAGGGAAGTTGGAGCCTTCCTCGTCAAGTTTATGTGATGTACACGTTTTTGGGGCAGTTGAGCACTGTGGTTAATCCAATCATATATGGAATAATGAACAAGACATTCAGAGAAGAATACAAGAAGCTTTTCAGATGGCATGGAAATGCAGAGATTACACAAGAATCAGAGGAAACACCTCAAACCCAGGAAAGCAAATGTTCAGTGCTCTAA
- the LOC141877145 gene encoding cytochrome P450 4F4-like isoform X2 — MAHHATGSRDILMRIRVNTVQKVKRKNMLPKYVGSLTGEATFDGRGLLFHLNCTRLYKTAYRVWFGPVKSAVVLCHPDTIKPVLQSTYKEESVCRLLSPFLGVGLGLQDGQKWKSTRKLLTPAFHFKTIKPYIDVFEESAKVLLKKWSTVPNGEVELFHDIGLLSLDSILKCSFSYWSDCQIKRAEAFMTAIHENTQAIMDRFSNPLHYFEFIYNLTAKGRKFRSNSKILAQKANEIIQGRRKDILEKPEKEALRRQNHFDFLDVLLEAKRDSGQGLTDEEILAEVRTFMFAGLDTVTSAISWILYCLALNPDHQKYCQEEVDRIFDKDNGLLWNDLGNLPYLKLCINESMRLYSPVPIICRRADEEYDLQGKKFPKDTFLYVNIFALHRNPHVWKNPEVFDPMRFSEERAKDRPSHSFIPFSAGFRNCIGQTFAMAEIKVTLAMILHRFDLTVAPNNIVPIEDLLTVLMLQSRKGVRINLTPRKNVICPDDNENIIT, encoded by the exons ATGGCCCATCATGCCACTGGATCAAGGGACATCTTGATGAG AATTAGAGTTAACACAGTTCAAAAGGTTAAGAGGAAGAACATGCTACCAAAATACGTTGGAAGTTTGACAGGAGAG GCCACCTTCGATGGGCGCGGTCTTTTGTTTCACTTAAATTGCACAAGACTTTACAAGACAGCTTACCGTGTGTGGTTTGGGCCTGTGAAGTCAGCAGTTGTCCTCTGCCATCCGGATACAATCAAGCCAGTGCTGCAAAGCACCTATAAAGAGGAATCAGTGTGTCGCCTCTTGTCACCATTTCTAG GTGTTGGTCTTGGCCTCCAAGATggacaaaaatggaaaagcaCAAGAAAGCTACTGACCCCTGCTTTCCACTTTAAAACAATCAAGCCCTACATTGATGTTTTTGAAGAGTCAGCTAAGGTCCTCTTG aaaaaGTGGTCCACCGTTCCGAATGGAGAAGTCGAGCTCTTTCACGACATTGGTTTACTGTCTTTAGATTCCATCCTGAAGTGCTCCTTCAGTTACTGGAGCGATTGCCAAATTAAAAGA GCTGAAGCGTTTATGACTGCAATTCATGAAAATACTCAAGCAATCATGGATCGATTTTC GAATCCACTCCACTATTTCGAGTTCATTTACAACTTAACCGCAAAGGGACGAAAATTTCGGAGTAATTCGAAAATTCTTGCTCAAAAGGCCAACGAAATTATTCAGGGAAGGAGAAAAGATATCTTGGAAAAG CCTGAAAAGGAAGCTCTGAGAAGACAAAATCATTTCGACTTTCTTGACGTGTTGCTCGAAGCCAAG CGTGATAGCGGCCAAGGTTTAACAGACGAAGAGATTCTAGCTGAAGTAAGAACTTTCATGTTTGCGGGATTGGACACTGTTACAAGTG CAATTTCTTGGATTCTGTACTGCTTGGCTCTGAACCCTGATCACCAGAAGTACTGTCAAGAGGAAGTTGATCGCATATTTGACAAGGACAATGGTCTGCTATG GAATGATCTCGGCAATCTTCCCTATTTGAAGCTCTGCATCAATGAGTCGATGAGGTTATACTCGCCTGTGCCTATAATTTGTCGTCGGGCGGATGAAGAGTACGATTTGCAAGGAAAGAAATTCCCCAAAG ACACCTTTTTATACGTCAACATTTTTGCGCTTCATCGAAATCCACATGTCTGGAAAAATCCTGAG GTATTTGATCCAATGAGGTTTTCCGAAGAAAGGGCAAAAGACAGACCATCACACTCCTTCATTCCATTTTCAGCGGGATTTAG GAATTGTATTGGGCAGACATTTGCTATGGCGGAAATCAAAGTAACACTGGCAATGATTCTACACAG GTTTGACCTCACGGTCGCTCCCAATAATATTGTCCCAATAGAGGACTTGCTCACTGTACTGATGTTGCAGTCAAGAAAAGGCGTACGGATAAACCTCACTCCAAGAAAGAACGTTATTTGTCCCGATGACAATGAAAATATCATAACCTGA
- the LOC141877145 gene encoding cytochrome P450 4F4-like isoform X1, whose amino-acid sequence MPEIEAHAMFRDLEWIISAATRQPFLLLLSVACIVLVGLATSLALVVAKSYFRVRNFDGPSCHWIKGHLDEATFDGRGLLFHLNCTRLYKTAYRVWFGPVKSAVVLCHPDTIKPVLQSTYKEESVCRLLSPFLGVGLGLQDGQKWKSTRKLLTPAFHFKTIKPYIDVFEESAKVLLKKWSTVPNGEVELFHDIGLLSLDSILKCSFSYWSDCQIKRAEAFMTAIHENTQAIMDRFSNPLHYFEFIYNLTAKGRKFRSNSKILAQKANEIIQGRRKDILEKPEKEALRRQNHFDFLDVLLEAKRDSGQGLTDEEILAEVRTFMFAGLDTVTSAISWILYCLALNPDHQKYCQEEVDRIFDKDNGLLWNDLGNLPYLKLCINESMRLYSPVPIICRRADEEYDLQGKKFPKDTFLYVNIFALHRNPHVWKNPEVFDPMRFSEERAKDRPSHSFIPFSAGFRNCIGQTFAMAEIKVTLAMILHRFDLTVAPNNIVPIEDLLTVLMLQSRKGVRINLTPRKNVICPDDNENIIT is encoded by the exons ATGCCTGAAATAGAGGCGCACGCAATGTTTAGAGATTTGGAATGGATCATCTCGGCTGCAACGAGGCAACCGTTTCTGTTGCTGCTGTCAGTAGCTTGCATTGTGCTGGTAGGCTTGGCGACTTCATTGGCATTGGTGGTGGCAAAATCTTACTTTAGGGTACGCAACTTTGATGGCCCATCATGCCACTGGATCAAGGGACATCTTGATGAG GCCACCTTCGATGGGCGCGGTCTTTTGTTTCACTTAAATTGCACAAGACTTTACAAGACAGCTTACCGTGTGTGGTTTGGGCCTGTGAAGTCAGCAGTTGTCCTCTGCCATCCGGATACAATCAAGCCAGTGCTGCAAAGCACCTATAAAGAGGAATCAGTGTGTCGCCTCTTGTCACCATTTCTAG GTGTTGGTCTTGGCCTCCAAGATggacaaaaatggaaaagcaCAAGAAAGCTACTGACCCCTGCTTTCCACTTTAAAACAATCAAGCCCTACATTGATGTTTTTGAAGAGTCAGCTAAGGTCCTCTTG aaaaaGTGGTCCACCGTTCCGAATGGAGAAGTCGAGCTCTTTCACGACATTGGTTTACTGTCTTTAGATTCCATCCTGAAGTGCTCCTTCAGTTACTGGAGCGATTGCCAAATTAAAAGA GCTGAAGCGTTTATGACTGCAATTCATGAAAATACTCAAGCAATCATGGATCGATTTTC GAATCCACTCCACTATTTCGAGTTCATTTACAACTTAACCGCAAAGGGACGAAAATTTCGGAGTAATTCGAAAATTCTTGCTCAAAAGGCCAACGAAATTATTCAGGGAAGGAGAAAAGATATCTTGGAAAAG CCTGAAAAGGAAGCTCTGAGAAGACAAAATCATTTCGACTTTCTTGACGTGTTGCTCGAAGCCAAG CGTGATAGCGGCCAAGGTTTAACAGACGAAGAGATTCTAGCTGAAGTAAGAACTTTCATGTTTGCGGGATTGGACACTGTTACAAGTG CAATTTCTTGGATTCTGTACTGCTTGGCTCTGAACCCTGATCACCAGAAGTACTGTCAAGAGGAAGTTGATCGCATATTTGACAAGGACAATGGTCTGCTATG GAATGATCTCGGCAATCTTCCCTATTTGAAGCTCTGCATCAATGAGTCGATGAGGTTATACTCGCCTGTGCCTATAATTTGTCGTCGGGCGGATGAAGAGTACGATTTGCAAGGAAAGAAATTCCCCAAAG ACACCTTTTTATACGTCAACATTTTTGCGCTTCATCGAAATCCACATGTCTGGAAAAATCCTGAG GTATTTGATCCAATGAGGTTTTCCGAAGAAAGGGCAAAAGACAGACCATCACACTCCTTCATTCCATTTTCAGCGGGATTTAG GAATTGTATTGGGCAGACATTTGCTATGGCGGAAATCAAAGTAACACTGGCAATGATTCTACACAG GTTTGACCTCACGGTCGCTCCCAATAATATTGTCCCAATAGAGGACTTGCTCACTGTACTGATGTTGCAGTCAAGAAAAGGCGTACGGATAAACCTCACTCCAAGAAAGAACGTTATTTGTCCCGATGACAATGAAAATATCATAACCTGA
- the LOC141877147 gene encoding melatonin receptor type 1C-like: MLAMADHYRGHPSLEKYADLLAKRATGAVVVEVMVCSILMLSALLGNSLVLWMVCKNKNLRTIPNYFIISLSLADITMAILCQPPCLTVLLVGKRTFGNFICQLQGYVIAMLACVSLLTLTLVAVNRYFLIVRPKNYQKIFTPRRTRFMILGIWLFSMFEPLPYLLSNHRYVYHAGKFFCFQVVEVDFFTLLGYVYVAIPMVVLTFCYIKVFRKLKQHNKKLQSLRRRGFDQSTATKITVEDINVTKTLFLTVCAFAICWTPISIVDFIGFAQGSWNLPRQVYVMYTFLGQLSTVVNPIIYGVMNKTFREEYKKLFRWHGNAEITQESEETPQTQESKCSVL, translated from the coding sequence ATGCTAGCGATGGCTGACCATTACAGAGGACATCCCTCGTTAGAGAAGTACGCAGATCTCCTAGCAAAGAGAGCAACGGGAGCTGTCGTCGTTGAAGTTATGgtttgctcaattttgatgCTGTCAGCCCTGCTTGGAAATTCCTTGGTGTTATGGATGGTTTGCAAGAATAAGAACTTACGCACTATTCCCAATTACTTTATCATTTCGCTGTCTTTGGCGGACATCACCATGGCCATACTGTGCCAACCGCCTTGCCTCACTGTTCTCTTAGTGGGAAAACGAACTTTCGGGAACTTTATTTGCCAACTACAAGGGTATGTGATTGCAATGTTGGCTTGCGTGTCACTTTTAACCTTGACTCTAGTCGCTGTTAACAGGTACTTTTTGATTGTGCGACCAAAGAACTATCAGAAGATATTCACCCCGAGGCGAACGCGCTTCATGATCTTGGGGATTTGGCTGTTTTCGATGTTTGAACCGCTTCCGTATCTGCTTTCGAATCACCGATATGTTTATCACGCCGGTAAGTTTTTCTGCTTCCAAGTTgtggaggttgattttttcacGTTATTAGGCTACGTCTATGTTGCGATTCCGATGGTTGTCTTGACCTTCTGCTACATTAAAGTGTTTCGAAAATTGAAGCAACAcaacaaaaagttacaaaGTTTAAGACGGCGCGGGTTTGACCAATCCACGGCCACGAAAATCACAGTGGAGGACATAAACGTTACGAAAACGTTGTTTCTGACAGTGTGCGCTTTCGCGATTTGCTGGACGCCGATTTCGATCGTGGATTTCATCGGATTCGCTCAGGGAAGTTGGAACCTTCCTCGTCAAGTTTATGTGATGTACACGTTTCTGGGGCAGTTGAGCACTGTGGTTAATCCAATCATATATGGAGTCATGAACAAGACATTCAGAGAAGAATACAAGAAGCTTTTCAGATGGCATGGAAATGCAGAGATTACACAAGAATCAGAGGAAACACCTCAAACCCAGGAAAGCAAATGTTCAGTGCTCTAA